Part of the Mycolicibacterium thermoresistibile genome, GATGGCAGCCAGTATCTCGATCATGACATCCCAGGGCTTGCGGTCAGGAGTTCGTCGACGGTACGACTGTGTGAGTCATGGTATTCGCGGTACGCCTGCATGAACTTTCGTTCACTCGCTAACGTCTGACTCTCCTCCGCTCCAGGCGCCGGGGGGACCGGCGACGGTGTTGCTCCACAGCTCAACGATCGTCGCATCGAGGTCGGCCAACGCAACGGCTTTGGCACGGAGGTCCGCGTCTCCGATGTCGTTGGCATGATCATGCATCATTTGCACGTAGTCCCCGTACGCGGCGTCCTCATACGCGGCGGTTGCTCTGTTGACTGTCAGTGAGTCGTTGCCCGAACGGGTTAGGTAAAAGGTGGCGCCCATGGGTATTCAGCATTCTCTCGCACAATGTGGCCCACGGACACCGGTGGCCACTCGTTAGCTTGGCTCATTACTGGGAACTGCAGCGCCGGAATCTGACCAGTCCAAGGCGGATCAGCAGCGCCGCCAAACTCTAGACCTCGAGGATGGCCAGCAGCGCCAGCACGATGGTCACCACGGCCAGCACTCCGTGCCCGATCACCACCGGGAACGGGAACGACCGCTCCGGCGCGTCCTGCACCGCAGACGGCTGCCCGCCGGCCGCATCGCCGCGGTAGACCGACAGCCAGCGCCGCACCATGGCGAAACCGAGCACGACCACCGGAATCAACAGCGCCAGCGCGATCCAGCCGATCGGGTGGTTGTCGGTGACGAGGTAGACGATCCACAACACCAGCCCCAGCCCGGCCAGCCCGAAGTGACCGAAGACCGCGGCCGGGGCCAGGGCGCTGCGGGTCGAATCCCGGTGCCCGCCGCCGCCGACCCACTTGGCGAGCATGAACGCACCCCCGCCGGCGGTGAGCACCCACGCGATGAGCGAGGCGATTCCCATGATCCTCCTTCAATCCGTTGTTGTTGACTGCCCGAATCCATCTGCCTGAACGTGCTCGACGGCGACCCGTACCCCGTAGCGGTAGGCGAGCATGCCGCCCAGATATCCCGACGCTGCCAGCGCGACGAGGCTCACCACCGACAACGCCAACGGACCGAACGACACGGCCGTCTCCTGCGGGTAGCCGCTGTGCCGCCAGGCGAAGTTGGCGATGTAGGCGACGGTCACCACCAGGTTCAGCGCCATGTGCACCATCGCGACGCGAAACGCCCGGGTGCTGCGGGGAATCACGATCAGGTCCAGGAAGCCGATCATCGCGGCCGCGACGGCGCCGACCAGCCCGATGGCAATGAGCCATTCGGAGCCCTGCGCGAGAAATCCGGGCCGATCAACGCGGTGGGAGGCGATGTCGAAGACCAGACTGCACACCCAGGCGCCGATGGGGACGGTCACCAGGATCGGGTGGAACGGATGCCCATAGGGTCCGGCCAGCAGCGGGCTCACCGGCTGTTTGGCCTGCTCGAGGTTCTTCCGCGTGGGGTCCACCGTCACCTCCTCGCCCGGCGGATCCGTGTACTCACCGTGGACCCCGGACGCCGGCCAGTCAAGGGTGCCACCGTCAGGGGGCAGCGGACCCGGCCACCGTCGGTAGCCTTGATCCATGCTTGCCTTCCTGCCCGGCGTCCCAGGCGCCGACGACCTGCGCGCGTTGGCCCGGAAGGTGGACACCGCCCGGCACCGCGGTGTGCCCGACGGCTGCGTGCTGGAGCTGGACCTCACGTCCATCCCGCCCGAATCCGGCGGATTCGACCCGCTGACGGTCCTCACCGGACGGGGCCGGCCGATGCTGCTGCGCGACGCGGTCGCCGCGATCCACCGCGCCGCCGAGGATGACCGGGTCGCGGGTCTCATCGCCCGCGTGCAGTTCCCCGCCGCATCACCCGGGCCGGTACAGGAGTTGCGCGCGGCCCTCGACGCGTTCGGCGCGGCCAAACCCTCGCTGGCCTGGGCCGAAACGTATCCCGGCACGCTGTCCTACTACCTGGCCTCGGTGTTCCGTGAGGTCTGGATGCAGCCGTCGGGCACCGTCGGGCTGGTCGGCTTCGCCACCAGGGCGCTGTTCCTGCGGGATGCGCTGACCAAGGCGGGCATCGAGGCGCAGTTCATCGCCCGTGGCGAATACAAGTCCGCGGCAAACCTTTTCACCGAGGACAGCTACACCGAGCCGCATCGGGAGGCCGACAGCCGACTCATCGAGAGCCTGCACGAACAGGTGATCGCGGCGGTGGCCGAAGCCCGTCACCTGGAACCGGATGCGGTCAACGCGCTGGCCGACAAGGCTCCGCTGTTGCGGGACGAGGCGGTGACCGGCGGGCTGATCGACCGGATCGGCTTCCGCGACGAGGCCTACGCCCGGATCGCCGAACTCACCGGCGCACCCGGGATCTCTCCGGAAACCGGGGATGCCGACACCGACCCCGACGCCCCTCCCCGGTTATATCTGTCGCGGTATGCCAAGGCGACGGCGCCGCGGTCCGGACCGTCGATCCCGTCGGTGCCGGCGCTGCCGGCGCTGCCGGGGCGCAGACCCAGACCCACCGTCGCCGTGGTCAACGTGCACGGACCGATCGTCAGCGGCCGCGGCGGCCCGCAGGTGCTGCCGTTCGGGACGTCCAGCGCCGGTGGGGACACCGTCGCGGCGGGCCTGCGGGAGGCGGCCGCCGACGACGACGTGTCGGCGATCGTGCTTCGGGTGGACAGCCCGGGCGGATCGGTCACCGGCTCGGAGACCATCTGGCGGGAGGTCGACCGGATCCGGCGCACCGGCAAGCCGATCGTGGCCTCGATGGGCGCGGTGGCCGCGTCCGGCGGCTACTACGTGTCGATGGCCGCCAACGAGATCGTCGCCAACCCCGGCACCTTCACCGGATCGATCGGTGTGGTGACCGGCAAGCTGGTGGCCCGCGAACTGACGAACCGCCTCGGCGTCGGCACCGACAGCGTCCGCACCAACCCCAACGCCGACGCGTGGTCGATCAACGAACCGTTCACCCCCGAGCAGCGTGCCCGGGTGGAGGCCGAGGCCGACCTGTTCTACACCGATTTCGTCGAGCGGGTCGCCGAAGGCCGCAGGATGACGGTGGCAGCGGTCGAGGAGGTCGCCCGCGGGAGGGTGTGGACCGGGGCCGACGCCGAACGGCGCGGCCTGGTCGACGTGCTGGGTGGATTGCGTACCGCGATCATCCGGGCCCAGGTGCTTGCCGGATTCGACGAGGACGACGAGGCCCGGCTGGTCGGCTATCCGGGTTCGTCGCTGAGGGAGATGCTGCGCCCGAAACCGTCGTCCCAGCCGGCCGCGGCGAGTCTGCCGGACGCCCTGGCGGTGCTGTTGGCTCGCACCGTGTCCGGGGCGGTCGATCAGGCCGAACGGTCGCTGACCGGGGTGGCCGCGTTGTGGCCGGGTGGCATCCGGTTCTAGGCCGGTCGCTCCGGGCCGGTCGCTCCAGGTCGGTCACGCCCGAGGTCAGGGCTTGTCGCCGCTGACGTAGATGATCTCGCCGAGCGGATCATCCGGGTCGGGATCCGGCGCCGGCAGCCCGTAGCGCACGAACAGATCCGAGCGTGACACCTCGGCCATCTGCCAGCCCTCGGCGGTCAGGTACTGCGCCGGATGGTGACGTTCACCGTGGTAGATCAGCGACGGCATGTCCAGGTCCAGGCCGTGGCGGCGGAACTCCGCGGTCGCCGCGCGGGCCTTGTCCGGGTCGAAATCGCGCAGCGCCGGAACATATTCGGTAGCGACGGCGCTGCCGGGCGCCGACAGGGCGTCGATGTCGTCGAACAACCGGTCCTGCGCGTCCGGCGGCAGGTAGATCAACAACCCCTCGGCGATCCACGCGGTCGGTGCGGCGGGGTCGAATCCGGCGGCGGTGAGCGCGGCCGGCCAGTCGTGGCGCAGGTCGGCCGCCACCGTGCGGCGTTCGGCGGTGGGTTCGGCGCCGAGGCGGGCCAGCGTGCGGGTCTTGAACTCGATCACCCGGGGTTGGTCGATCTCGTAGACGACGGTGCCGTCCGGCCACCGCAGCCGGTAGGCGCGGGCGTCCAGACCCGCGGCGAGGATCACCGCCTGCCGGATGCCCCGGGCGGTGGCCGCTGCGAAATGGTCGTCGAAGAATCTGGTGCGGACCGCGACCTCGTCGATGTTGGCCTGCACCCGCGGCGCGGACTGCGGGTCGAGGTCGGCGACGGTCAGCTCACCGTCGGCGATCCTGGTGAAGAAGTCGATCCCGACCGCGCGGACCAGGGGAGCGGCGAACGGATCGTTGATCAACTCTTTCGGATCGCGGCTGGCCACCGCACGTCCGGCGGCGACCATCGTCGCGGTCGCGCCGACGCTGGAGGCCAGATCCCAGCTGTCGTCGTCTGCCCGTGTCATCGCATCCCAGCCCTCACGACCGGGCGGACCGCGGTGACCGCCGACGAATCCCGCATCGCGGCCAGCGCCGCGGAGTCCGGGAATTCGCGGCCGTAGCCGGCGAAGACCTCGGCACGGGGGCGGGCCCGCGCATCCCAGCCGCGGCCGCGCAGGTAGTCCACCACCGGCGTGCGCTCGCCCGGATGGAACAGCTCGGACAACTGGACCTCGAATCCGTGTTCCCGCCACCGGCGACCCAGTTCGTCGGCCTTCTCGCCGAGTCCCGCGCCCGGGCCGGGATGGTCCTCGGTGGCCAGCCGACTGCCCGGGGCGCTGAGGTCGGTGATGTGGTCGAAGAGCCGGTCCTGGGCGTCCGGCGGCAGATACCGCAGCAACCCCTCGGCGCTCCACGCCGTCGCCACCGTGGGGTCGAATCCGGCGGCGGTCAGCGCGGCCGGCCAGTCGTCACGCAGATCCACCGCGACCGGGCGGTGCGGTGCGGTCGGCGGGGCCCCCAGCTCCGCCAGGGTGCGGGTCTTGAACGCGATCACCTCGGGCTGGTCGATCTCGTAGACCACGGTGCCGTCCGGCCAGGTCAGCCGGTACGCCCGGGCGTCCAGACCCGAGGCCAGGATCACCGCCTGCCGGGCGCCCACCCGCGTCGCGTCGGTGAAGAAGTCGTCGAAGAACCGGGTGCGCACCGCCATCACCTCGGTGAGCACCTGCGCGGCGGCCCGTTCCTCGGCGGTGTCGGCCGGCAACTCCAGGTCGCCGTCGACCAACCGGGTGAAGAACTCCACCCCGACCGCGCGCACCAGGGGCGCGGCGAACGGGTCGTCGATCAGCGGTTCGGGTTCGCGCGACGCCAGCGCGCGGGCGGCCGCGACCATCGTCGCGGTGACGCCGACGCCGGAGGTCAGATCCCAGGTGTCGGATTCGGAACGCGCCATCGGCTCAACCCGCCCGCTTCCCGGGGCTCTTCTCGGAGCTGAGGTAGACCACCTCGGTGACCCGACCGTCGTTCTCGGCCGGCGGCAGCCCGGTGCGCACCAGCAGCTCGTTCGCGGTCAGGGCGGTGCAGCGCCAGCCGCGGTCGGCCAGATACCCGGCCACGTCGGCCCGGTCGCCCAGATAGATCAACTCGCTGAAATCCAGGTCCAGACCGTGGGCGCGCCACCGCTCGGCCAGGATCCGCATGCGTTGCCGCACCTCGTCCTCGTCGGCGTCGGCATGGGCGGGCACCCCTTCCACCCCCAGCCGGCTGCCCACCGCGCTGAGGTCGGTGATCTGGTCGAGCAACCGGTCCTGGGCGTCGGGCGGCAGATACCCGAACAGACCCTCGGCGATCCACACGGTCGGTGCGGCGGGGTCGAATCCGGCGGCGGTGAGCGCGGCCGGCCAGTCGTGGCGCAGGTCGGCCGCCACCGTGCGGCGTTCGGCGGTGGGTTCGGCGCCGAGGCGGGCCAGCGTGCGGGTCTTGAACTCGATCACCCGCGGTTGGTCGATCTCGTAGACGACGGTGCCGTCCGGCCACCGCAGCCGGTAGGCGCGGGCGTCCAGACCCGCGGCGAGGATCACCGCCTGGCGGATTCCGGCCTGGCCCGCCGCGAGGAAGAAATCGTCGAAGAACCGGGTGCGGGCGGCCATCGCGTCGGTGAACCGGGTCAGCGCGGTGCCGCTGCCGTCCACGCCGAGCACCTCGGACGGGATCTCCCGGTCGATCATCCTGCGGAAGAACTCCACGCCGACCGCGCGCACCAGGGGAGCGGCGAACGGATCGTCGATCACGGCATCCTCGGCGCTGCTCGCCAGCGCGCGGGCGGCCGCCACCATGGTCGCGGTGGCGCCGACGCTGGAGGCCAGGTCCCAGGTGTCGTCGTCGGTACGCGGCATCGGCGCCCCCTCACGGACCAGTGCACAAACCCGGAATTGGTTAGCTGTCATAACAGCTCCTCCCGACTGTACGCCCGCTTCCGGGGACCCGTTCGAGCGATGCGGGCATCCGGGATGACTACTGTTACTCTCATAGACTGTTTGACGCGTGACTCCGCAGGCTGTGCGTCTGTGCGGGCGCCGTACCTGACTTACCGAAACGCTGGAACTGACCAGCCCGTTTGGCACGCCGCGCTATGAGGTCGGCTGCGCAGGAGGAAGAGTGCTCTCGGCTTTCATCTCGTCGCTGCGAACCGCCGATCTGAGACGAAAGATCCTGTTCACGCTGGGCATCGTCCTGCTGTACCGGGTCGGTGCGTCGATACCCTCACCGGGCGTCAACTACCCGAACGTGCAGCGCTGTATCGAACAGGTCAGCGGTGGCGACTCCGGTCAGATCTATTCGCTGATCAACCTGTTCTCCGGCGGCGCCCTGCTGCAGTTGGCGGTGTTCGCGGTCGGCGTGATGCCCTACATCACCGCGAGCATCATCGTGCAGCTGCTGACCGTGGTGATCCCGCGGTTCGAACAGCTGCGCAAGGAAGGCCAGGCCGGCCAGGCCAAGATGACGCAGTACACGCGGTATCTGGCGGTCGCGCTGGCGCTGCTGCAGGCCACCTCGATCGTGGCGCTGGCCGCCAACGGCGGCCTGCTGCAGGGCTGCACCCTCGACATCATCGACAACTCGTCGATCTTCTCGCTGTTCGTCATCGTCATCGTGATGACCGCCGGCGGCGCCCTGGTGATGTGGATGGGCGAGCTGGTGACCGAGCGGGGCATCGGCAACGGCATGTCGCTGCTGATCTTCGCCGGCATCGCGGCGCAGATCCCGGCCGAGGGCAACATGATCCTGGAGAGCCGCGGCGGGCTGGTGTTCACCGCGGTCTGCGCGGCCGCACTGGTGATCCTCATCGGCGTGGTGTTCGTCGAGCAGGGGCAGCGCCGCATCCCGGTGCAGTACGCCAAGCGGATGGTCGGCCGCCGGATGTACGGCGGCACCTCGACCTACCTGCCGCTGAAGGTCAACCAGGCCGGCGTGATCCCGGTGATCTTCGCGTCGTCGTTGATCTACATCCCGCAGCTGATCACCCAGCTGATCCAGAGCGGGCGGTCGGATCCGACCCAGACCGGCTGGTGGGACCGGTTCGTCGCCGAATACCTCACCGACCCGTCCAGCCCGGTCTACATCGGCATCTACTTCGGGTTGATCATCTTCTTCACCTACTTCTACGTCTCGATCACGTTCAACCCCGATGAGCGGGCGGACGAGATGAAGAAGTTCGGTGGGTTCATCCCCGGTATCCGGCCGGGCCGTCCGACCGCGGACTATCTGCGGTACGTGCTGAGCCGGATCACCCTGCCGGGCTCGATCTACCTCGGTGTGATCGCCGTGATGCCGAATGTGTTCCTGCAGATGGGCAGCGGCGGGCAGACTCTGCAGAACCTGCCGTTCGGTGGCGTCGCGGTGCTGATCATGATCGGCGTCGGCCTCGACACCGTGAAACAGATTGAGAGCCAGCTCATGCAACGCAACTACGAAGGGTTCCTGAAGTGAGAATCGTGCTGCTCGGAGCACCCGGTGCGGGTAAGGGCACCCAGGCGCAGAAGCTCTCCGAGAAACTCGGCATCCCCCAGATCTCCACCGGGGACCTGTTCCGGCAGAACATCTCCGAGGGCACCGAGCTGGGACTGGAGGCCAAGCGTTATCTGGACGCCGGCGACCTGGTGCCCGCCAGTCTGACCAACGCGCTGGTGGAGGACCGGATCAACCAGCCCGACGCGGCCAACGGGTTCATCCTCGACGGGTTCCCGCGGTCGGTCGAGCAGGCCGAGGCGCTCGACGAGATGCTCAAGAAGCTCAACGTCAGACTCGACGCGGTGCTGGAGTTCCAGGTGTCCGAAGAGGAGCTGCTCGCCCGCCTCAAGGCCCGCGGCCGCGCCGACGACACCGAGGACGTCATCCGCAACCGGATGGCGGTCTACCGCAGCGAGACCGAGCCGCTGCTGGACTACTACCGCGACCAGCTGAAGACCGTGGACGCCGTCGGCACCCTCGACGAGGTGTTCGAGCGGGCTCTGACCGCGCTTGGTCGGTGAACCTTGGTCGGCCTGAGACTGCGTAACCGGAAAGTCGTCGCCCAACGCAGCGCCGGTGAACTCGACGCGATGGCGGCGGCCGGGGCGCTGGTCGCCGAGGCCCTCCGCGCCGTGCAGGCGGCCGCCGCGCCGGGGGTGTCGACCAAACACCTCGACGAGATCGCCGAGTCGGTGATCCGCGACGGCGGCGGTATCCCGTCGTTCCTGGGCTATCACGGCTTCCCGGCCAGCATCTGCGCGTCGGTGAACGAGCGGGTGGTGCACGGCATCCCCGCCGACGACGAGATCCTCGCCGCGGGCGACCTGGTGTCGATCGACTGCGGTGCGATCCTCGACGGCTGGCACGGGGATTCGGCCATCACGTTCGGGGTCGGCGACCTGATCCCGGCCGACGAGGCGTTGTCGCAGGCCACCAAGGCCGCACTGGACGCCGGGATCGACGCGATGCGGCCCGGCAACCGGTTGACCGATGTGTCCCACGCGATCGAGACCGCGACCCGCGCCGCCGAACGCCGCGACAACCGGCGCTACGGCATCGTGGCCAACTACGGCGGCCACGGCATCGGCCGGCAGATGCACATGGACCCGTTCCTGCCCAACGAGGGCGCCCCGGGCCGCGGCCCGCACCTCGCCGTCGGGTCGGTGCTGGCCATCGAACCGATGCTGACCCTGGGCACCACCGAGACCGTGGTGCTCGCCGACGAGTGGACCGTCGTCACCGCCGACGGATCCCGGGCCGCACACTGGGAACACACCGTGGCGGTCACCGAAGACGGGCCCCGCATCCTCACGCTCTAGCCACCGTGACTCCCTCGACGCCGGAGAAACCGGATCCGATCGCACAGGCCAGGGCCAACTGGGAACGCGCCGGTTGGGGTGATGTGGCCGACGGCATGGTTGCCGTCACCTCGGTGATGCGGGCGCATCAGATCCTTCTGGCCCGGGTGGAGAACGCCCTGCGGCCCTACGACCTGAGCTTCTCCCG contains:
- a CDS encoding DUF2231 domain-containing protein, which gives rise to MDQGYRRWPGPLPPDGGTLDWPASGVHGEYTDPPGEEVTVDPTRKNLEQAKQPVSPLLAGPYGHPFHPILVTVPIGAWVCSLVFDIASHRVDRPGFLAQGSEWLIAIGLVGAVAAAMIGFLDLIVIPRSTRAFRVAMVHMALNLVVTVAYIANFAWRHSGYPQETAVSFGPLALSVVSLVALAASGYLGGMLAYRYGVRVAVEHVQADGFGQSTTTD
- the sppA gene encoding signal peptide peptidase SppA, with product MLAFLPGVPGADDLRALARKVDTARHRGVPDGCVLELDLTSIPPESGGFDPLTVLTGRGRPMLLRDAVAAIHRAAEDDRVAGLIARVQFPAASPGPVQELRAALDAFGAAKPSLAWAETYPGTLSYYLASVFREVWMQPSGTVGLVGFATRALFLRDALTKAGIEAQFIARGEYKSAANLFTEDSYTEPHREADSRLIESLHEQVIAAVAEARHLEPDAVNALADKAPLLRDEAVTGGLIDRIGFRDEAYARIAELTGAPGISPETGDADTDPDAPPRLYLSRYAKATAPRSGPSIPSVPALPALPGRRPRPTVAVVNVHGPIVSGRGGPQVLPFGTSSAGGDTVAAGLREAAADDDVSAIVLRVDSPGGSVTGSETIWREVDRIRRTGKPIVASMGAVAASGGYYVSMAANEIVANPGTFTGSIGVVTGKLVARELTNRLGVGTDSVRTNPNADAWSINEPFTPEQRARVEAEADLFYTDFVERVAEGRRMTVAAVEEVARGRVWTGADAERRGLVDVLGGLRTAIIRAQVLAGFDEDDEARLVGYPGSSLREMLRPKPSSQPAAASLPDALAVLLARTVSGAVDQAERSLTGVAALWPGGIRF
- a CDS encoding class I SAM-dependent methyltransferase, coding for MTRADDDSWDLASSVGATATMVAAGRAVASRDPKELINDPFAAPLVRAVGIDFFTRIADGELTVADLDPQSAPRVQANIDEVAVRTRFFDDHFAAATARGIRQAVILAAGLDARAYRLRWPDGTVVYEIDQPRVIEFKTRTLARLGAEPTAERRTVAADLRHDWPAALTAAGFDPAAPTAWIAEGLLIYLPPDAQDRLFDDIDALSAPGSAVATEYVPALRDFDPDKARAATAEFRRHGLDLDMPSLIYHGERHHPAQYLTAEGWQMAEVSRSDLFVRYGLPAPDPDPDDPLGEIIYVSGDKP
- a CDS encoding SAM-dependent methyltransferase, whose amino-acid sequence is MARSESDTWDLTSGVGVTATMVAAARALASREPEPLIDDPFAAPLVRAVGVEFFTRLVDGDLELPADTAEERAAAQVLTEVMAVRTRFFDDFFTDATRVGARQAVILASGLDARAYRLTWPDGTVVYEIDQPEVIAFKTRTLAELGAPPTAPHRPVAVDLRDDWPAALTAAGFDPTVATAWSAEGLLRYLPPDAQDRLFDHITDLSAPGSRLATEDHPGPGAGLGEKADELGRRWREHGFEVQLSELFHPGERTPVVDYLRGRGWDARARPRAEVFAGYGREFPDSAALAAMRDSSAVTAVRPVVRAGMR
- a CDS encoding class I SAM-dependent methyltransferase, whose amino-acid sequence is MPRTDDDTWDLASSVGATATMVAAARALASSAEDAVIDDPFAAPLVRAVGVEFFRRMIDREIPSEVLGVDGSGTALTRFTDAMAARTRFFDDFFLAAGQAGIRQAVILAAGLDARAYRLRWPDGTVVYEIDQPRVIEFKTRTLARLGAEPTAERRTVAADLRHDWPAALTAAGFDPAAPTVWIAEGLFGYLPPDAQDRLLDQITDLSAVGSRLGVEGVPAHADADEDEVRQRMRILAERWRAHGLDLDFSELIYLGDRADVAGYLADRGWRCTALTANELLVRTGLPPAENDGRVTEVVYLSSEKSPGKRAG
- the secY gene encoding preprotein translocase subunit SecY; the protein is MLSAFISSLRTADLRRKILFTLGIVLLYRVGASIPSPGVNYPNVQRCIEQVSGGDSGQIYSLINLFSGGALLQLAVFAVGVMPYITASIIVQLLTVVIPRFEQLRKEGQAGQAKMTQYTRYLAVALALLQATSIVALAANGGLLQGCTLDIIDNSSIFSLFVIVIVMTAGGALVMWMGELVTERGIGNGMSLLIFAGIAAQIPAEGNMILESRGGLVFTAVCAAALVILIGVVFVEQGQRRIPVQYAKRMVGRRMYGGTSTYLPLKVNQAGVIPVIFASSLIYIPQLITQLIQSGRSDPTQTGWWDRFVAEYLTDPSSPVYIGIYFGLIIFFTYFYVSITFNPDERADEMKKFGGFIPGIRPGRPTADYLRYVLSRITLPGSIYLGVIAVMPNVFLQMGSGGQTLQNLPFGGVAVLIMIGVGLDTVKQIESQLMQRNYEGFLK
- a CDS encoding adenylate kinase; the protein is MRIVLLGAPGAGKGTQAQKLSEKLGIPQISTGDLFRQNISEGTELGLEAKRYLDAGDLVPASLTNALVEDRINQPDAANGFILDGFPRSVEQAEALDEMLKKLNVRLDAVLEFQVSEEELLARLKARGRADDTEDVIRNRMAVYRSETEPLLDYYRDQLKTVDAVGTLDEVFERALTALGR
- the map gene encoding type I methionyl aminopeptidase yields the protein MVGLRLRNRKVVAQRSAGELDAMAAAGALVAEALRAVQAAAAPGVSTKHLDEIAESVIRDGGGIPSFLGYHGFPASICASVNERVVHGIPADDEILAAGDLVSIDCGAILDGWHGDSAITFGVGDLIPADEALSQATKAALDAGIDAMRPGNRLTDVSHAIETATRAAERRDNRRYGIVANYGGHGIGRQMHMDPFLPNEGAPGRGPHLAVGSVLAIEPMLTLGTTETVVLADEWTVVTADGSRAAHWEHTVAVTEDGPRILTL